CTGATTGTCCTCACACACCCTTGATTTCACCACTTTGTGAAGGTTTTTGTGAACACAGGCAGTGAGGAGAACATCTGGGCTTCATAGAGGAACCAGTGTTCTATCAGGAACCTTCAAAGGTTCCTTATTTGGATCCTTTAATTGGTGAGAccagctggaccaggaccagagcAGATCTTTCACCAGGTCCAGACACACTTCAGCCTTGAAGAAGAATCCAGGGTTCCTGATCACAAAAGCGCTGTGACAGGAGGAACGCTGCTTCCAGGAATCCCTCGCCGGACACATATGCTTCTACTAGAGAAGGTCCCACAGGAGCAGAACGTGCACGGAACAGTCGGATACAGTAACATAGAGACTGACGACACGGAGCAATTATTCCTGCCTGAGCACCAGCTCCAGCTTGGACCGTTTCAACTCATAACTGTTCTCAGACGCCTCCTCCCAGAACCTTTCTGAGGTGGGACTCAGAGGCGACCCGGGAACTTCACGACTATTTGTCAAAAATTTGAGGCCCGTTTTCAGCAAATGGCAGAACAATAAAAACCCAGAACGTCGACCTGCTGTCAGTAAATCTCCAATTTCCTCCTCGTGCTCGGAATAAATGTTGTTCCACCAAATCTGAGCTGCCAGATGTTATAAAGCTGTTAGCAGTTAGAAGCTGGCTGTGATACACCTGAGCTCATGGCAGGCGCATattccacgcacacacacacacacacacacacacacacacacacacggtactCACATGCTGCCACTGTTCCCGGATGAGGGGCCGATAACGAAGGAAGTATTTGAGGGGGAAGTTGTCGATGTCGGGCCAGGTGGAGGGACTCTGCCAGGACACCTCCAGCCTGCGGGCGTTGAAGCGGATGGGGGTGGCGGTCACACGCTCCGGGGGGTCGGGTTTAACTGCAGGCGGACGGACAGACACGTGTAGGGATCAGCTATAGGTGGGGATCATATGGATGCTGTCATCACGAGTAAACACGAGTAAACACGAGTAAACACGAGTAACAGTGCGTTAGCATGGGGGCTAACGTTAGCCACCTTCTCCACAGACCTGCCTCATACATGAACACAGCAGAGGTGACGCACACCTGACAAGCGCAGCGACATCCAGCCCGTCTGAGGTGTCGCTGCGTCCATTCAGGAGTCACAGCGGGTGTTCAGGTGAATCACATTCCAGCTTCACTCCTCTGACACCACATCGTCTGATCACCCTGACACTAGAGGAGCCTCTCCCTGTTATTGGGAGAGTCAGGAGCTTCCTCCAGGGTTCTCTTTGTAACTgaagcctcacacacacacacacacacacacacacacacacacacacacacacacacagtcctcctCTAATTTCAGCCCAGCTTTGGTCGGATGAACCGGGACAGTTGAGTATTTTCTGACTCCCACTCAGAATTCCGAAGTGCACCAGGGAGCatgaaattgttttatttatttacgaTGTGCCTCGTTGTGCCCGATAATGAATGGGACTTACAACTTAGGGTGGCGTGAGAGAGACTTCTAACAAAGGGAGGATTGGTGAGAGAGGATGGAAGGAACAGGGGCGACAAACTCAGGCTGAAAAAGTGGGAACAAATCTAAAAGTTTCCATTCACCCTTCAATCATGTGACACACTGGAGCCACACGCGCTAATATCCGATATGCTAAAGCACATGGCAAAAGATTAAAGGGCGTCGGTGAAAGGGTGAAGAAGACGGGGTTAAAAAAATGGAGGGATGAAGTCAGAAGAACGGCCCGCAGTgatgaaagaggaggggaagaaaggaaCAGTGGGGTATTCTGCTATCGCCAATAGTTTGAAGGATATTTCCTGAGCCAAGGCGCTAATCcggctagcattagcattttcatGAGTCCTGTGTCCGGGGCTTGGCAGAGCAAGTCACTGGCTCGTTTTCTTACTCGTGCACACaatcacacgtgcacgcacacatcaCACGCAGCCTGTGGGAGGCCGTGAGCAACAAACAGAGCTGCTGGCAGCACTTTCCTTATCTGCCAAAGTGCTCCTCATTCCTCCTGAAATGAATTTCTTCTCTCGAATGCCTTTCCCTCTGAGTGGCTTTATGAAAATTCTCTCGCTGTTATTATGTGGCTGTgcggagacaggaagtggagaacgGCCCAGCGGCTTTCCCTCAaaggtattttttaaaaaccaaaataagCAGTGGAGCAACTTTCCCTCTGCACTCAAACATCTAAACATCTGGAGGAGCGAGCAGATCGCCTCCCGTCCCGTCCGGAGGTCTTTGTCCACGACACGTCACCACCGCTGACGTGGTTGAAGAATCTAAAGGGTTAAAGGTCTCACCTATGGTGGACTCCTCAAAGGAGACGGTGGTGGAGGCTCTGCCCAGGGCGTTGACCGCGGTCACGTTGACCTTGTAGGGGGTGGTGGAGAAGACCTCGGGGAAACGGACGTGACAGCGGTTCTTGTGGTCTGGATCCTTCTGCACCTCCAGCGAGCGCTGGTTGTGTCTGTGGACGTGTCCACAGGATGGACGTCACCATCGCGCACAGCTCCAGCCCCAAATCCACACGTCTATTTATGTCGCGGTGCGGAGATGGAAAACATCCACATTCCCAGATCCCAAATCACACATGTCAAGGACGGAGGTTTGAGGTTGGAACTCGGAAAAGCTGAAACATCGGCAGTCGGTTCCTGAACTCAACCCCCCGACCTGGACCAGACGTTAGGTCATCCTGCTGAAGAGGAcagatgtcctccagctgaggaggacatctgtcctccagctgatgaggagagatgtcctccagctgatgaggacatctgtcctccagctgatgaggacatctgtcctccagctgatgaggacagatgtcctccagctgatgaggacatctgtcctccagctgatgaggacagatgtcctccagctgatgaggacagatgtcctccagctgatgaggacagatgtcctccagctgatgaggacagatgtcctccagctgatgaggacatctgtcctccagctgatgaggacatctctcctccagctgatgaggacatctgtcctccagctgatgagGACAGATGCTGCGCTCAGATCTATTCCTACGTGCACGCCGGGTCCTAAACTGGACTCAGAGTGGAGGAACTCACTGGACGTCCACTTCGAAGCTGGTGGGGACGTAGGTGGGGTGCTGCTGGTGCCAGCTGCAGTAGAAGCCTTTGGGGTAGGCGTTGGATCGACAGGTGACCATCGGCTCtcgaggaggagctgcagacagaggaacaCAAAGCGACATTAGAGGACACCCACTTTATTAAAGCAGATGTTTCCAGTGAGGATGgaaggagctccaggagcggCCTGATCTTCTGCCCCCAGCAGATTTAACCTCCTCAGCTCAGGGTTTCAGCAGCTTCTAGCTGATCTGTTCACTCTGGGTTCTGCCTGAAAGCTCGTTTCCCTCGCCTGAACCTCTTTTTCATGAACAGGAAATGTGACATCagaacaaaaaacacattagctGATGCCGTGCTAATGTTGTGCTAATGTCGTGCTAATGTCGTGCTAATTAGATACGTGGGTGGTTTTAGTGCACTGAAATTTTTTAGAACTCAAACACTGATAGGCTCTGATGGCTCATTTCACTCGAGTGTGTGCTCaagtggttgccatggcaaccaattAACTTATCAATCGTGTCAACATCAATGAGCCCAACGCAATGTCCAATCACAAGTAATTAATCACACAGTCTAATTAGGGCCATATCAATCAATGGGCCCCTCATTGGATggcttcagtcacacacacacacacacacacacacacacacacacacacagaggttacCGAGTAACAGGCCAATATTTGCTGCATTTTGTCCTTGTTCACGCTGCCAATAACAGAAACtaaaagagacagaaacagaatcAACACGTCCGACGCTTGAAGAGCCGCTGCAGCAACATCAAAGCCCTGCAGGGCATCAAATCAAAGTGAAGAACAAAGCAGCATCATTTCAATTTAAATGGCGGCGCTGATGAGCGGCTGCATCACCTGATCACGCTCATGTTTAATAAATTTTGCTGTGATTAAACATGCACGTCTGGTGTGCACGGATGACCGCGGCGGCTACTTTTGAATGCTAATGGTGGCGGCCTCGGTTCACCGCAGGTCACAGCTCATtaatcacaaacacaaaagcaaagccACAAACGCGGCGTTGATCATTACTGATCATCGGATCGATCATTAACAGGCCTCCCCTGGCAGAGGGTTCagctggtcacatgacagcggCACCACCTTTAATATAAACCAGATAAGAACAAGTAAATTGAGTTTTGATTGACACGAATGATGGATTTATCTGAAcgtttcattttaatgtttaagCTCCAAAAATATCTGACAAAAATCAGgagaaataatgaaaaatatcAACACAGAAGAAATGAGGGACTCCTCAATGTGCTGCTCTTTATCTACCCATcctccacgcacacacacacacacacacacacacacacacacacacacacacgcgcgcgcgcacacacacacgggacgATTCCCTGGAATTCCAGGAATGTCTGCAGGACAATTGGAAACAGCCGTTCCTGAGAGGTGAGTGAAGGAAAGGAGGATGATGAGAAGCAGACAGAGTGatgaaggaggtgggaggaacGTGGGGAAGAGTCTCGTTCCAGCTCCGGAGGTGCCGCCGTTGTTTCGGAGCGGCGAGGCAGCAGCCGAGGTCGGCACTGACGGGAGCGGGGAGGAGGTGATGGCAGCTTTGtgtcggagtgtgtgtgtcagctcagGGAAgcacacactctcctcctgactctgGTTGATTGACTCCAGAGTGAGAACCTGctctgttttccatctgtggGGGCTGGACATCCCCTCCACATGTCAGATGTTCCAGCTGTGGCCCTCAGATACGTGGGGCAGGATTGCTGACTGCACCTCCCATCAGCcgggtcctgctcagggtttcctcctgttacAGCAGACAGCGGGCAGCAGACCCGCTCACACGTCCCGGTCCCTGATTCTGGTTTAGATGTTGACGGCCGGGCCAAAGCGGTGCCGGGACAGCTGCAGAAGAACCCAAACAGAACTGAGCTTCCTGCTGCGGCTTTGATGTCCGGTCAAAAAAGCAGGTTTAAGAATCCGGAACGTTTGTCTGTGTGCTTGAAGGATCAAATGGTGCTTCAGTGCCTCAGAGGAGGTCCTGGAGCGGCTCTGAGATTAAGCCCGGCGCCCCGTCCCACCACAGGCCAGACGCCACTGCTTTCCACGGTTAGGTGGAGGATGGAGccgccatcttctcctcctccactgacaCGTGTGAGAGCCAACAGGAACACGACTCCAGCAAAGTGCTGATGGAAAATTAAAATGGAGGCGAAGGAGGGGAAGGAAGCCGGAACGTTCCGTCCCAGAACGTCCAGGCGGAGACGTCAGCTTCCAAAGGCCCCAATTTAAATCTGGGCCGTCACTGATGCTTGGGGCCTCACACAGACGTCCGGCTCCGTGTCAGGGTGGCAATAACGGCCCGGGGCTCCGTCGCCATGACGATCGGCTCTTAACTGCACGTCCGTGCCGCCTGCATGAGTGACAGGCTGAGATTGACCAATCAGAGGTGTCAGTGATGCCGTCGTCCTCAGGCAGGCAGGAACCTAATCagcccaggacacacacacgcacacacacacacacacacacgtgttcggAGGGGTGTTGCTGCTGAGGAACAGGCATTAGATCCCTCTGAAGACAGCCGCGTCTCTTCTGCCCGACAGGTAATCGCTGGCCTTCAGGTACGCAGCCTCGGATGCTCTTTGCTAACGTGCGCCCGCCGTCAGCGACACAAAGCCTATTGATTACGCCGCGCTGCTCTTTGATGACTGCACCACACAGGTGATTTATTGCTTTCTTGACCAGAAGAAAACGTCGTTTGGAAAAATTAAGGATGCCCCCTCCAGCTGGGATTCCATTACTGGAGGCCTAATCGTAAAATGTGATCCCCTGATCCTGCAGGGATGAAGGAGAGCAGATAACAGAGGAGTGGAGCTGCAGCATCCTGCAGGAACCAGGTGTCCTCTGATCACACTGTCTGGACTCAGCGGCGGGGACACGAGCCGGCGCCACGTTTTCCACTTTTCACTTTCCTTCCTCCCGACTTCAGCTGATGAGAAAAACTGAAGTCCAAGAAAAGTGGAGCTCCAATTTGAACGTTTCCCATCTGATTCTCCCGGGATGTGATGCCAACTTTAAGGAATTCTTGTCTTCACGTGACCAACTGCTTCCATGAACTGGTTTATCTGGAGCCTCCGGTAACCAGGCAACATGGATGGAAGCACTCACACATGCCGGAAGGTTCCGTCACGGTTCCGTGTCAACATCATCAGATCTAAATTCCTAATTTACACATTCAAGCTTCATTCCAGAAGTCAAAAACTTTTCccagtttttcattttaataaacaCTTTAGAGCAACTTTAGTTCAGATGACATCTGTCTGTCAGAAAGGAAAAGATCCCTGGACGTAAGAACATGTAATCCACCAGGAAGGGGAACGGCGAGCACCcagggggggtctggggggaccgggggtgggggggggggttataaagAACAGAGCTAAAAAAGAAGAGTGggtgaaggagagagggagaaagaaaagaggataaATGAGCCATTGTTCCTTCCTCTAGCTGTCAGTTCTCAGTAATGCTAATCATCGAGCTAATCTGACAggatggcacacacacacacacacacaaacacacacacacacacacacacacacacacacacactgttgcatTCCAGTGCCCTGTGTCAATGAGAGGGAACTGCCACATTTCATGGATGTTTGTTCTCTTTGTGTGGacctgagtgagtgtgtgtgtgtgtgtgtgtgtgtgtgtgtgtgtgtgtgtgtgtgtgaaagagagagagatgaattCCGATTTATCCAAAGCTAAATGTAAAGCTGCAGGTCATAAGTGAAAAGTCCTTTGACTGAGTCTCAATGTCCTCAGCTGAGTTTTGATCAAAAAAATTCCTTTTTACCAGAAAGAGGAAACTTAGTCTGATTTATTCCATGTAAAACCTGAGAGCCTTTAAggctgtaagtgtgtgtgtgtctgtgtgtgtgtgtgtgtgcgtctgtgtgtgtgtgtgtgtgtgtgtcctaagGGAAGCCAGGGTTCTCAGTTTAGAATAGGCAACAGTGGAACGTAATTGAGCTGAAAATTGAAAAGCCAAACTGCAGCAAACCAAgacagtgtgagtgtgtgtgtgagagagagagtgtgtgtgtgtgtgtgtgtgtgagagagagagagagtgtgtgtgtgtgtgtgtgtgtgtgagagagagagtgtgtgtgtgtgtgtgagagagagagagagtgtgtgtgcatgtgtgtgtgagagagagagtgtgtgtgtgtgtgtgtgtgagagagagagagtgtgtgtgtgtgtgtgtgagagagagagagtgtgtgtgtgtgtgtgtgagagagtgtgtgtgtgtgtgtgtgagagagagagtgtgtgtgtgtgtgtgtgtgtgagagagagagagtgtgtgtgtgtgtaagagtgtgtgtgtgtgtgtgagagagagagtgtgtgtgtgtgagagtgtgtgtgagagagagtgtgtgtgtgtgtgtgtgtgtgtgagagagagagagtgcgtgtgtgtgtgtgtgtgtgtgtgtgtgagagagagagtgtgtgtgtgtgtgtgagagtgtgtgtgtgtgtgagagtgtgtgtgtgtgtgagagagagagtgtgtgtgagagagagtgttgGTATGTTTCGGATTTCTGTTTttcaaggttagggttaaccctaaccctactaaacacacacactcacacacacacactcacacacacacacactcactcacacactcactcacacactcacacacactcactcacacacactcactcacacactcacactcacactcactcacacactcactcacacacactcactcacacacacacactcactcactcacacactcactcacacacacacacactcacacacacacactcacacacacacacacacacacacacacacacacacacactcacacacacttgtagaACATGTATTGAACATATTCAAAGGTCTTTGTGCAGCTGTGATGAGAATATTCATGTAACTACTTTGATCCTGTTCTGATTTACTTCCATGTGTTGACATTGTGGGTTTAaatgtttagtgtgtgtgtgtgtgtgtgtctgtgtgtgtgtgtgtgcacacgtgcgTGTGGCCTAGATGTCGGGTGTGTGAGTAGCAGATAAGCGACACACTGACAGCTTCATCCATCAGTGTATCTGTTCGATGGACAGGCCTCTGTAGTGAGGTCAcgacctctgtgtgtgtgtgtgtctgtgtgtgagtgtgagtgtgtgtggtcacacATAATGTCCACTGGGACGTTTGTgatggtggtttctgctcctgaATTAAAGATGTGGCTCTGTAGTGTTGTTTCCAGATCATAACTGACACCAGGAGCTCCACTCGGCCCCCCCAGGAATCAGAACAGCTCCCAGACAACCAACAGGGAAGTGTTGCCTggcaacggggggggggggggggggggggggctgaaggaaCCAGAGAAAAGAGCGTCCAGATAAAGTGACCCCAGATTTTTGGGCAACTttcaatgcatttttctctttcacaGGCAACTTTGTTATGGGAACATGGAGATGCGTCATTGTCAGAGAGAGCTAATCCCTCTGAGAGGAACGTCTGAGGAGAACGTCTGAGGAGAACGTCTCAGAAGAACGTCTGAGAATAATGTCTGAGAAGAACGTCTGAGGAGAACGTCTGAGAATAATGTCTGAGAAGAACGTCTGAGGAGAACGTCTGAGAAGAACATCTCAGAAGAACGTCTGAGGAGAACGTCTGAGGAGAACGTCTGAGAATAATGTCTGAGAAGAACATCTGAGGAGAACATCTGAGAAGAACATCTCAGAAGAACGTCTCAGAAGAACGTCTGAGGAGAACGTCTGAGAAGAACATCTCAGAAGAACGTCTGAGAGGAACGTCTGAGGAGAACGTCTGAGGAGAACGTCTCAGAAGAACGTCTGAGAATAATGTCTGAGAAGAACGTCTGAGGAGAACGTCTGAGAATAATGTCTGAGAAGAACGTCTGAGGAGAACGTCTGAGAAGAACATCTCAGAAGAACGTCTGAGGAGAACGTCTGAGGAGAACGTCTGAGAATAATGTCTGAGAAGAACATCTGAGGAGAACATCTGAGAAGAACATCTCAGAAGAACGTCTCAGAAGAACGTCTGAGGAGAACGTCTGAGAAGAACATCTCAGAAGAATGTCTGAGAGGAACGTCTGAGGAGAACGTCTGAGGAGAACGTCTGGGAATAATGTCTGAGAAGAACGTCTGAGGAGAACGTCTGAGAAGAACATCTCAGAAGAACGTCTGAGGAGAACGTCTGAGGAGAACGTCTGAGAATAATGTCTGAGAAGAACATCTGAGGAGAACATCTGAGAAGAACATCTCAGAAGAACGTCTCAGAAGAACGTCTGAGGAGAACGTCTGAGAAGAACATCTCAGAAGAACGTCTGAGAGGAACGTCTGAGGAGAACGTCTGAGGAGAACGTCTGGGAATAATGTCTGAGAAGAACGTCTGAGGAGAACATCTCAGAAGAACGTCTGAGAATAATGTTTGAGAAGAACGTCTGAGGAGAACGTCTGAGAAGAACGTCTGAGGAGAACGTCTCCTCACACCACCACTGAGGACCTCTGATGGGATTTCACACCACAGTCGACTTATCATCGACCAgtgaacacacactgcagtTCACCT
The sequence above is drawn from the Takifugu rubripes chromosome 6, fTakRub1.2, whole genome shotgun sequence genome and encodes:
- the cntfr gene encoding ciliary neurotrophic factor receptor subunit alpha encodes the protein MSLCVPLSAAPPREPMVTCRSNAYPKGFYCSWHQQHPTYVPTSFEVDVQHNQRSLEVQKDPDHKNRCHVRFPEVFSTTPYKVNVTAVNALGRASTTVSFEESTIVKPDPPERVTATPIRFNARRLEVSWQSPSTWPDIDNFPLKYFLRYRPLIREQWQHVELSDSTSHTITDAYAGKEYIIQVAAKDTEIGTWSDWSVAVHATPWIEDPLPITSTTEVDFSTETKTSPIPSSNAPQKADPPVGRAARVLTFFSPLLLGMLPLFM